One genomic window of Pseudomonas sp. LFM046 includes the following:
- the hyi gene encoding hydroxypyruvate isomerase has product MPRFAANLSMLFTEVDFLDRFAAAAEAGFSGVEYLFPYDFPVEEIRARLDANKLEQVLFNLPAGDWGKGERGIACHPDRVEEFRAGVDKAIAYAKVLGNTQINCLAGIRPQGYDCATVEQTFVENLKFAAEKLEAAGIKLVMEAINTRDIPGFYLNNTKQALAIREKVGSANLFLQYDIYHMQIMEGDLARTVESNLAAINHVQLADNPGRNEPGTGEINYRFLFQHLDRIGYQGWVGCEYKPATTTVAGLGWLKTHNAV; this is encoded by the coding sequence ATGCCCCGTTTTGCCGCCAACCTGTCCATGCTGTTCACCGAAGTGGACTTCCTGGACCGTTTCGCCGCTGCCGCCGAAGCCGGCTTCAGCGGTGTCGAATACCTCTTCCCCTACGACTTCCCGGTAGAGGAAATCCGCGCCCGCCTGGACGCCAACAAGCTGGAACAGGTGCTGTTCAACCTGCCGGCCGGTGACTGGGGCAAGGGTGAGCGTGGCATCGCCTGCCATCCCGATCGCGTGGAAGAATTCCGCGCCGGCGTGGACAAGGCCATCGCCTACGCCAAGGTACTGGGCAACACCCAGATCAACTGCCTGGCCGGTATCCGCCCGCAGGGTTACGACTGCGCCACCGTCGAGCAGACCTTCGTCGAGAACCTCAAATTCGCCGCCGAGAAGCTCGAGGCCGCCGGCATCAAGCTGGTGATGGAAGCCATCAACACCCGCGACATCCCCGGCTTCTACCTGAACAACACCAAGCAGGCCCTGGCCATCCGCGAGAAAGTGGGCAGCGCCAACCTGTTCCTGCAGTACGACATCTACCACATGCAAATCATGGAAGGTGACCTGGCGCGTACCGTCGAGTCCAACCTGGCCGCGATCAACCATGTGCAGCTCGCCGACAACCCGGGCCGCAACGAGCCGGGCACCGGTGAGATCAACTACCGCTTCCTCTTCCAGCACCTGGACCGCATTGGCTACCAGGGCTGGGTCGGCTGTGAATACAAGCCGGCTACCACTACCGTTGCCGGCCTGGGCTGGCTGAAAACCCATAACGCAGTTTGA
- a CDS encoding glycerate kinase: MSLDPKAFLRDLFATAIAAAHPRQVLADHLPADRSGRVIVIGAGKAAAAMAEVIEREWQGEISGLVVTRYGHGADCKKIEVVEAAHPVPDAAGLETAQRVLRLVSGLSESDRVIFLLSGGGSSLLALPAEGLTLKDKQAINKALLKSGASISEMNCVRKHLSAIKGGRLAKACWPATVYTYAISDVPGDEATVIASGPTVADPTTSAEALAILARYKIEVPAHVRAWLQDPRSETVKPGDPCLSRSHFQLIATPQQSLDAAAEKVRAAGLTPLILGDLEGESREVAKVHAGIARQVVLHGQPIKPPCVVISGGETTVTVRGDGRGGRNAEFLLSLTNTLKGLPGVYALAGDTDGIDGSEDNAGAIMTPCSFARAAKLGLSASDELDNNNGYGYFAALGDLIVTEPTRTNVNDFRAILILESPEK, translated from the coding sequence ATGTCCCTCGATCCCAAAGCCTTCCTGCGCGACCTGTTCGCCACCGCAATCGCCGCCGCCCACCCACGCCAGGTGCTGGCCGACCACCTCCCCGCCGACCGTTCCGGCCGCGTCATCGTCATCGGCGCCGGCAAGGCCGCCGCGGCCATGGCCGAAGTGATCGAGCGCGAATGGCAGGGCGAGATTTCCGGCCTGGTGGTGACCCGCTACGGCCACGGCGCCGACTGCAAGAAAATCGAAGTGGTGGAAGCCGCCCATCCGGTACCGGATGCCGCCGGCCTGGAAACCGCTCAGCGCGTGCTCAGGCTGGTCAGCGGGCTGTCGGAATCCGACCGGGTGATCTTCCTGCTCTCCGGCGGCGGCTCCTCCCTGCTGGCCCTGCCCGCCGAAGGCCTCACCCTCAAGGACAAGCAGGCGATCAACAAGGCCCTGCTGAAGTCCGGCGCCTCCATCTCCGAGATGAATTGCGTGCGCAAGCACCTCTCGGCGATCAAGGGCGGCCGCCTGGCCAAGGCCTGCTGGCCGGCCACCGTTTACACCTACGCCATTTCCGACGTGCCCGGTGACGAGGCCACCGTGATCGCCTCCGGCCCCACCGTGGCCGACCCGACCACCTCTGCCGAAGCCCTGGCCATCCTCGCCCGCTACAAGATCGAGGTGCCGGCCCATGTGCGCGCCTGGCTGCAGGACCCGCGCTCGGAAACCGTGAAGCCCGGTGATCCCTGCCTGTCGCGTAGCCACTTCCAGCTGATCGCCACGCCCCAGCAGTCCCTCGACGCCGCCGCCGAGAAAGTGCGCGCCGCCGGGCTGACCCCGCTGATCCTCGGCGACCTGGAAGGCGAATCCCGCGAGGTGGCGAAGGTCCACGCCGGTATCGCCCGCCAGGTGGTGCTGCATGGCCAGCCGATCAAGCCGCCCTGCGTGGTCATCTCCGGCGGCGAGACCACCGTGACCGTGCGCGGAGATGGCCGCGGCGGGCGCAACGCCGAGTTCCTGCTGAGCCTGACCAACACCCTGAAGGGCCTGCCGGGCGTCTACGCCCTGGCCGGCGACACTGACGGCATCGACGGTTCGGAAGACAACGCCGGCGCCATCATGACCCCCTGCAGTTTTGCCCGCGCCGCCAAGCTCGGCCTTTCCGCCAGCGATGAACTGGACAACAACAACGGCTACGGGTATTTCGCCGCCCTCGGCGACCTTATCGTCACCGAACCTACCCGCACCAACGTGAACGACTTCCGCGCCATCCTGATCCTCGAGAGCCCTGAAAAATGA
- the pyk gene encoding pyruvate kinase, which yields MTPDKKVKILATLGPAIKGIDDIRQLVEAGVNLFRLNFSHGEHADHAQRYQWVREVERQLNYPIGILMDLQGPKLRVGRFADGKVNLERGQAFRLDLDSTPGDARRVNLPHPEIIEALEPGMNLLLDDGRLRLQVTAKHADAVETQVIAGGELSDRKGVNVPEAVLQLSPLTAKDRRDLDFGLELGVDWVALSFVQRPEDIVEARELIKGRAFLMAKIEKPSAVVHLEEIARLCDAIMVARGDLGVEVPAENVPRIQKDIIRTCRQLGRPVVVATQMLESMRFSPAPTRAEVTDVANAVAEGTDAVMLSAETASGDYPLETVQMMSKIIRQVENGPDFQSQLDVSRPQAEATASDAISCAIRRISSILPVVALVNYTESGSSSLRASRERPKAPILSLTPNLNTARRLTVAWGIYSVVNERLHKVEEVTSTALEIAQAQGMAKRGDTVVITAGVPFGQPGSTNSLRIETLI from the coding sequence ATGACGCCTGACAAGAAAGTAAAAATCCTCGCCACCCTCGGTCCGGCAATCAAAGGCATCGACGACATCCGCCAGCTGGTGGAGGCCGGCGTCAACCTTTTCCGCCTGAACTTCAGCCACGGCGAGCACGCCGACCACGCCCAGCGCTACCAGTGGGTGCGTGAGGTAGAGCGCCAGCTGAACTACCCCATCGGCATCCTCATGGACCTGCAGGGCCCGAAGCTCCGCGTAGGCCGCTTCGCCGATGGCAAGGTCAACCTCGAACGCGGCCAGGCCTTCCGTCTGGACCTGGACAGCACGCCGGGCGACGCACGCCGGGTCAACCTGCCCCATCCCGAGATCATCGAGGCGCTGGAGCCAGGCATGAACCTGCTGCTGGACGACGGCCGCCTGCGCCTGCAGGTAACCGCCAAGCACGCCGACGCGGTAGAGACTCAAGTGATTGCCGGCGGCGAGCTGTCCGACCGCAAGGGCGTCAACGTGCCGGAAGCGGTGCTGCAGCTCTCCCCGTTGACCGCCAAGGACCGCCGCGACCTGGACTTCGGTCTGGAGCTGGGCGTTGACTGGGTGGCCCTGTCCTTCGTACAGCGCCCTGAAGACATCGTCGAAGCCCGTGAGCTGATCAAAGGCCGCGCCTTCCTCATGGCCAAGATCGAGAAACCGTCGGCCGTCGTGCACCTGGAAGAGATCGCCCGCCTCTGCGACGCCATCATGGTCGCCCGTGGTGACCTGGGCGTCGAAGTACCGGCCGAGAACGTGCCGCGTATCCAGAAGGACATCATCCGCACCTGCCGCCAGCTGGGCCGGCCGGTGGTGGTAGCCACCCAGATGCTGGAATCCATGCGCTTCTCCCCGGCGCCGACCCGTGCCGAGGTGACCGACGTCGCCAACGCCGTGGCCGAGGGCACCGATGCAGTCATGCTGTCCGCCGAAACCGCCTCCGGCGACTACCCGCTGGAAACCGTGCAGATGATGAGCAAGATCATCCGCCAGGTGGAGAACGGCCCGGACTTCCAGAGCCAGCTCGACGTCAGCCGACCGCAGGCCGAAGCCACCGCCTCGGACGCCATCAGCTGCGCCATCCGCCGCATCAGCAGCATCCTGCCGGTAGTCGCGCTGGTGAACTACACCGAGTCGGGCAGCTCCAGCCTGCGCGCCTCCCGCGAGCGGCCCAAGGCGCCGATCCTCAGCCTCACGCCGAACCTCAACACCGCGCGTCGTCTGACTGTGGCCTGGGGCATCTATTCGGTCGTCAATGAACGCCTGCACAAGGTCGAGGAGGTCACCAGCACTGCGCTGGAGAT
- a CDS encoding 2-hydroxy-3-oxopropionate reductase: MAKIGFIGTGIMGKPMAQNLQNAGHTLFFSEHFDKAPADLLGNNGVALANPKEVAQEAEFIIVMVPDTPQVEDVLFRKDGVAEGVGAGKVVIDMSSISPTATKAFAEKIKATGAAYLDAPVSGGEVGAKAATLSIMVGGCPNAFERALPLFQAMGKNITRVGANGDGQTAKVANQIIVALNIQAVAEALLFAAKNGADPAKVREALMGGFAGSKILEVHGERMIKGTFDPGFRISLHQKDLNLALSGARELGLNLPNTANAQQVFSTCAALGGSNWDHSALIKGLEHMANFSIREE; the protein is encoded by the coding sequence ATGGCAAAAATCGGATTCATCGGCACCGGCATCATGGGCAAGCCCATGGCTCAGAACCTGCAGAACGCCGGCCACACCCTGTTCTTCTCCGAGCACTTCGACAAGGCTCCGGCCGACCTTCTGGGCAACAACGGCGTTGCTCTGGCCAACCCGAAAGAAGTGGCCCAGGAAGCCGAGTTCATCATCGTCATGGTTCCGGACACCCCCCAGGTCGAGGACGTCCTGTTCCGCAAGGACGGCGTGGCCGAAGGCGTTGGCGCCGGCAAAGTCGTGATCGACATGAGCTCCATCTCCCCCACCGCCACCAAGGCCTTCGCCGAGAAGATCAAGGCCACTGGCGCCGCCTACCTGGACGCCCCGGTTTCCGGCGGTGAAGTAGGCGCCAAGGCCGCGACCCTGAGCATCATGGTCGGTGGCTGCCCGAACGCCTTCGAACGCGCCCTGCCGCTGTTCCAGGCCATGGGCAAGAACATCACCCGCGTGGGTGCCAACGGTGACGGCCAGACCGCCAAGGTCGCCAACCAGATCATCGTTGCCCTGAACATCCAGGCCGTTGCCGAAGCCCTGCTGTTCGCCGCCAAGAACGGCGCAGACCCGGCCAAGGTACGCGAGGCCCTGATGGGTGGTTTCGCCGGCTCCAAGATCCTCGAAGTTCACGGCGAGCGTATGATCAAGGGCACCTTCGATCCGGGCTTCCGCATCAGCCTGCACCAGAAGGACCTGAACCTGGCACTGTCCGGCGCCCGCGAACTGGGCCTGAACCTGCCGAACACCGCCAACGCCCAGCAAGTGTTCAGCACCTGCGCGGCCCTGGGTGGCAGCAATTGGGACCACTCCGCCCTGATCAAGGGTCTGGAGCACATGGCCAACTTCTCGATTCGCGAGGAGTGA